In Aliarcobacter faecis, a genomic segment contains:
- the pyrE gene encoding orotate phosphoribosyltransferase translates to MNIEQIYKNSNALLEGHFKLSSGNHSSFYLQSAKVLEDPKTAKLLAEALAVEIKKSGIKIDAVCAPALGGLIAGFALATALDVRFIFAERAEGEMTIRRGFEVKEGEKYLVCEDIITTGGSALEAAREIVKGGGVVVAYAALANRGFCQRVGSEIERKDNCKLPLDKPLFALEDFAFEMYSPETCPMCKEGSIAIKPGSRGN, encoded by the coding sequence ATGAATATAGAACAAATTTATAAAAATTCTAATGCTCTTCTTGAGGGGCATTTTAAACTAAGTAGTGGTAACCATTCTAGTTTTTATCTACAAAGTGCAAAAGTTTTGGAAGATCCAAAAACAGCAAAACTTTTAGCTGAAGCATTAGCAGTTGAGATAAAAAAATCTGGAATAAAAATAGATGCTGTTTGTGCTCCAGCACTAGGTGGTTTAATAGCTGGATTTGCTCTTGCAACTGCTTTAGATGTACGATTTATCTTTGCTGAAAGAGCTGAAGGTGAAATGACTATAAGAAGAGGGTTTGAAGTAAAAGAAGGTGAAAAATATCTAGTTTGTGAAGATATTATAACAACTGGTGGAAGTGCATTAGAAGCTGCAAGAGAAATTGTAAAAGGTGGCGGAGTTGTAGTAGCTTATGCGGCTTTAGCAAATAGAGGTTTTTGTCAAAGAGTGGGAAGTGAAATAGAGAGAAAAGATAACTGTAAATTACCACTTGATAAACCACTTTTTGCACTAGAAGATTTTGCATTTGAAATGTATAGTCCAGAAACTTGCCCTATGTGTAAAGAGGGTAGTATAGCTATAAAACCTGGTAGTAGAGGGAACTAA
- the frr gene encoding ribosome recycling factor — MLNEVYSQTKEQMEKSIESLKRDYKTLRTGKVNVNILDNIKVDYYGTPTDLSQVGSVLATDATTITISPWEKNLLGTIEKAIQTANIGVNPNNNGEVIKLFFPPMTVEQRQETAKQAKVMTDNAKVAIRNIRQNANTKIKNLLKDKEITEDDSKKAQDEVQKITDSFVIKADETLKTKEKEILTV; from the coding sequence ATGTTGAATGAAGTTTATTCACAAACAAAAGAGCAAATGGAGAAATCTATTGAATCTCTAAAAAGAGATTACAAAACTTTACGAACAGGTAAAGTAAATGTAAATATTTTGGACAACATCAAAGTTGATTACTATGGAACACCAACTGATTTAAGCCAAGTTGGTTCTGTTTTGGCAACTGATGCTACAACTATTACAATTAGTCCTTGGGAAAAAAACCTTTTAGGAACTATTGAAAAAGCTATTCAAACTGCAAATATAGGAGTAAATCCAAACAATAATGGAGAAGTAATCAAACTATTTTTTCCACCAATGACAGTTGAACAAAGACAAGAAACTGCAAAACAAGCTAAGGTTATGACTGATAATGCAAAAGTTGCAATTAGAAATATTAGACAAAATGCAAATACAAAAATTAAAAATCTTCTAAAAGATAAAGAGATAACAGAAGATGATAGTAAAAAAGCACAAGATGAAGTTCAAAAAATAACTGATAGTTTTGTTATAAAAGCTGATGAAACTTTAAAAACTAAAGAGAAAGAGATTTTAACGGTATAA
- a CDS encoding polysaccharide deacetylase family protein, with the protein MKYLLLLYFLPLYLFADAKVFVYHRFDDSKHQSTNTSLKELKKQFEYFKTNNYEVVPLEKILTKLQNNEEIPSNWVALTIDDAYKSFYTNGLKLFKEYGYPFTLFVYVEATNDKYGDFMTWDELKETKKYGDIELHSYSHKSLVKLLDEDIEKDTQKAIELFEKNMGYKAKIYSYPYGEYDDRVKNRLKEFDFISILNQNNGSINSKSDIFDINRIALVGNVNIEEKIKYNSLEVEWIEPKEYPKDGILKSIKAKVDPKIEKAKVFVSTYGWQDVKVNNGIIEIQLNKKLNLARNRVAISTDYYTISNKLLIK; encoded by the coding sequence ATGAAGTATCTTTTACTTCTTTACTTTTTACCTTTGTATCTTTTTGCAGATGCAAAGGTTTTTGTTTATCATAGATTTGATGATTCAAAACATCAAAGTACAAATACAAGTCTAAAAGAGTTAAAAAAACAATTTGAATATTTTAAAACAAATAATTATGAAGTTGTTCCTTTAGAAAAGATTTTAACTAAGCTTCAAAATAATGAAGAAATTCCATCAAACTGGGTTGCACTTACAATAGATGATGCTTACAAAAGCTTTTATACAAATGGTTTAAAACTTTTCAAAGAATATGGTTATCCTTTTACTCTTTTTGTATATGTTGAAGCAACTAATGATAAATATGGTGATTTTATGACTTGGGATGAGTTAAAAGAGACAAAAAAGTATGGGGATATAGAACTTCATTCATACTCTCATAAATCTTTAGTAAAACTTTTAGATGAAGATATAGAAAAAGATACACAAAAAGCTATTGAACTTTTTGAGAAGAATATGGGCTATAAAGCAAAAATCTACTCTTATCCATATGGTGAATATGATGATAGAGTAAAAAACAGACTAAAAGAATTTGATTTTATCTCAATATTAAATCAGAATAATGGTTCAATAAACTCTAAAAGCGATATTTTTGATATAAATAGAATTGCTTTAGTTGGTAATGTAAATATAGAAGAGAAAATCAAATATAATAGCTTGGAAGTAGAATGGATTGAACCAAAAGAGTATCCAAAAGATGGGATATTAAAAAGTATTAAAGCTAAAGTTGATCCAAAAATTGAGAAAGCAAAAGTTTTTGTATCTACTTATGGTTGGCAAGATGTAAAAGTAAATAATGGTATAATTGAAATTCAATTAAATAAAAAACTAAATTTAGCTAGAAATAGAGTTGCAATAAGCACGGATTATTATACTATTTCAAATAAATTATTAATCAAATAA
- the secG gene encoding preprotein translocase subunit SecG — protein MTSTLLIVQFVLAVLIVIVVLLQKSSSMGLGAYSGSNESLFGAKGPANFLTKATMALGLAFVINTLVLGYTYNQERNKSAIDSVKQESLIPANPTPVQSAPTAPVAPTTDNKVPESK, from the coding sequence ATGACATCTACACTTTTAATAGTTCAATTTGTTTTAGCAGTGCTTATTGTAATTGTAGTGCTTCTTCAAAAAAGCTCAAGTATGGGGCTTGGAGCATATAGCGGAAGCAATGAATCACTTTTCGGAGCGAAAGGACCTGCTAATTTTCTAACAAAAGCAACTATGGCTTTAGGTTTAGCATTTGTTATAAATACACTAGTTTTAGGTTATACATACAATCAAGAGAGAAATAAAAGTGCTATTGATTCAGTAAAACAAGAATCTTTAATACCAGCAAATCCAACTCCTGTTCAATCTGCACCAACGGCTCCAGTTGCTCCAACAACTGATAACAAAGTACCTGAAAGCAAATAA
- a CDS encoding methyltransferase: protein MQEKNQFSKYAKEYKSYNIIQQICAKSLVRELKSKPKRILELGCGSGQIFSNINWEFNKYLAIDGSKQMCELHPKAKNLSVKCLNFDSVEFFKEIKKESFDMVLSSSALQWSNDLKKIIEALSKITKEINAVLFTSNTFKTIQNITNSKSPILDEQSIKEAFSKYFLCEFEKISYNLEFEDKKSLFDYIKKSGVSGSNELSFEKAKKLYKEYSLNYLEFEVIFVKTISKL from the coding sequence ATGCAAGAAAAAAACCAATTTTCAAAATATGCAAAAGAGTATAAATCATATAATATTATTCAACAAATTTGTGCAAAATCATTGGTGAGAGAACTAAAATCAAAACCTAAGAGGATTTTGGAATTAGGTTGTGGTTCAGGACAAATCTTTTCAAATATAAATTGGGAATTTAATAAATATTTAGCAATAGATGGCTCAAAGCAGATGTGTGAACTCCATCCAAAAGCAAAGAATTTAAGTGTTAAATGTCTAAATTTTGACAGTGTTGAGTTTTTTAAAGAGATAAAAAAAGAGAGTTTTGATATGGTTTTATCTTCATCTGCCCTACAATGGTCTAATGATTTAAAAAAAATTATAGAGGCTTTATCAAAGATTACAAAAGAGATAAATGCAGTTTTATTCACTTCAAATACTTTTAAAACTATTCAAAATATTACAAATTCTAAATCACCAATATTAGATGAACAAAGTATAAAAGAGGCTTTTTCTAAATATTTTTTATGTGAATTTGAAAAAATTTCTTATAACTTAGAGTTTGAGGATAAAAAATCTTTGTTTGATTATATTAAGAAATCAGGTGTTAGTGGAAGTAATGAACTATCTTTTGAAAAAGCAAAAAAACTTTATAAAGAGTATAGTTTAAATTATTTAGAATTTGAAGTTATTTTTGTTAAAACAATCTCTAAATTATAA
- a CDS encoding Bax inhibitor-1/YccA family protein, with amino-acid sequence MYNRDYLTDQTSQYSQESSQASMISFLKATYQLFAGSLLAATAGAYIGLGIVNILAGPMKWVLFAIEIALIWFVIPRVKHTPGVNLAVLFVFTFITGLTIAPLLYSIFAMPDGAAIVGQAFLMTSIAFGAISMFAMTTKRDFSSMGKFLFIALIIMIVAGISNIFIQSSMMQLMIASAGALIFSAFILYDTQNIIKGNYDSPVEAALSLYLDFFNLFISLLQILGIARNNE; translated from the coding sequence ATGTATAACAGAGATTATTTAACTGATCAAACATCTCAGTATTCACAAGAATCATCACAAGCTTCTATGATAAGCTTTTTAAAAGCTACATATCAATTGTTTGCTGGTTCACTTTTAGCAGCAACTGCTGGAGCTTATATTGGATTAGGAATTGTTAATATTTTAGCAGGTCCAATGAAATGGGTTTTATTTGCAATAGAAATTGCTCTAATTTGGTTTGTAATTCCTAGAGTTAAACATACTCCAGGTGTTAATTTAGCTGTATTATTTGTATTTACATTTATTACAGGTCTTACAATTGCACCTTTATTGTACTCTATTTTTGCAATGCCTGATGGTGCTGCTATTGTTGGACAAGCATTTTTAATGACATCTATTGCATTTGGTGCAATATCTATGTTTGCTATGACAACTAAAAGAGATTTTAGTTCTATGGGGAAATTCTTATTCATTGCTTTAATTATTATGATTGTTGCTGGTATCTCAAATATCTTTATTCAATCATCAATGATGCAATTAATGATAGCAAGTGCTGGAGCTTTAATTTTCTCTGCATTTATTTTGTACGATACACAAAATATAATAAAAGGAAACTATGACTCTCCTGTTGAAGCTGCTTTATCTTTATATTTAGATTTCTTTAATCTATTTATATCACTTCTTCAGATTCTTGGTATTGCAAGAAATAATGAATAA